A stretch of the Chitiniphilus purpureus genome encodes the following:
- a CDS encoding tetratricopeptide repeat protein — protein MPDPSLADTLRTLLEQGESLSAYRLALAALDRNPADAACHRLAGACAAELGEQAQAERLWRTALALDPDDAATHFNLALLLEHNGQDRQAAAHYAATLARQPDDAEAIRRHGLLLARLHEYGPALPLLRRAAARAPLDAELQLALGDALAAAAPDDAEAHYLNALALAPQAVEPVANLALLLDNLGQTAEAEAHYRQALTLAPARAELHRNLAGLLARQGRTTEAEAAYAAALRHDPDAPATHSNLGVLLADLGREQEAEAAFRHALTLAPGYARARLNLAFLLLAQGRWHEGWLAHEARLDPGLPQPGRLPTDLGCPYWQGEPLGGKTVLLWLEQGYGDQLQFCRYATSLKESGAARVVLVCQPPLLRLLHTLAAADAVLPLDAAADASHGCDYWIMSMSLPRHFGLVDGPWPYLGADAAEQARWAPQLPQGPLRVGLFWRGNPRHHNDTRRSLPGPAVLAPLAVSEQIRFVSLQPGDTEAAAPPQLPLTRLGDALTDFADTAAILTQLDLLISVDSAVAHLAGALGVPCWILLPARGTDWRWLRNSRHSPWYPDNVQLFRQTTPGDWEGLIDHVAVTLAAWARGR, from the coding sequence ATGCCCGATCCCTCGCTGGCCGATACCCTCCGTACGCTGCTGGAACAGGGCGAATCACTGTCCGCCTATCGTCTGGCACTGGCGGCGCTGGACCGGAATCCGGCCGACGCGGCATGCCACCGGCTGGCGGGTGCCTGTGCCGCCGAGCTGGGCGAGCAGGCGCAGGCCGAACGCCTGTGGCGCACCGCGCTCGCGCTCGATCCGGACGACGCCGCCACCCATTTCAACCTGGCACTGCTGCTGGAACACAACGGGCAGGACCGGCAGGCGGCAGCACATTACGCCGCCACCCTGGCGCGGCAACCGGACGATGCCGAAGCGATACGGCGCCACGGCCTGCTGCTTGCACGGCTGCACGAGTACGGGCCAGCCCTGCCGCTGCTGCGCCGGGCCGCCGCGCGCGCGCCGCTGGATGCCGAACTGCAGCTGGCACTGGGAGATGCATTGGCAGCCGCGGCCCCGGACGATGCCGAGGCGCACTACCTGAACGCGCTCGCACTCGCCCCCCAGGCAGTGGAACCGGTGGCCAATCTCGCGCTGCTGCTGGACAACCTGGGGCAGACGGCCGAAGCAGAGGCGCACTACCGCCAAGCGCTGACGCTGGCACCGGCCCGGGCCGAACTGCATCGCAATCTTGCCGGGCTGTTGGCGCGCCAGGGGCGCACCACTGAGGCCGAAGCGGCCTATGCCGCGGCGCTGCGACACGATCCGGATGCGCCCGCCACCCACTCCAACCTGGGGGTGCTGCTGGCCGACCTGGGACGCGAACAGGAGGCCGAGGCGGCATTCCGCCATGCGCTGACGCTCGCGCCCGGCTACGCGCGGGCGCGACTGAACCTGGCGTTCCTGCTGCTGGCACAGGGCCGCTGGCACGAAGGCTGGCTTGCGCATGAAGCACGCCTCGATCCGGGCCTGCCTCAACCGGGCCGGCTGCCCACCGACCTGGGCTGCCCGTACTGGCAGGGCGAACCACTCGGCGGCAAGACGGTGTTGCTGTGGTTGGAACAAGGCTACGGCGACCAACTGCAATTCTGCCGCTATGCCACCAGCCTGAAGGAAAGCGGCGCGGCGCGGGTGGTGCTGGTCTGCCAGCCGCCACTGCTGCGGCTGCTGCACACGCTGGCAGCGGCGGACGCCGTCTTGCCGCTCGATGCCGCCGCCGACGCCAGCCACGGTTGCGACTACTGGATCATGTCGATGAGCCTGCCGCGCCATTTCGGCCTGGTCGACGGCCCGTGGCCCTACCTTGGCGCCGACGCCGCCGAACAGGCGCGCTGGGCGCCACAGCTGCCGCAGGGGCCGCTGCGCGTCGGCTTGTTCTGGCGCGGCAACCCGCGGCACCACAACGACACCCGGCGCTCGTTGCCTGGACCCGCCGTACTGGCACCACTGGCTGTATCGGAACAGATCCGGTTCGTCAGCCTGCAACCGGGCGACACCGAAGCGGCGGCCCCGCCCCAGTTGCCATTGACGCGCCTGGGCGACGCGCTGACCGATTTCGCCGATACCGCGGCCATCCTGACGCAACTCGATCTGTTGATCAGCGTCGACAGCGCGGTCGCCCACCTGGCAGGGGCGCTGGGGGTGCCATGCTGGATCCTGCTGCCCGCCCGCGGCACCGATTGGCGTTGGCTGCGCAATAGCCGGCACAGCCCATGGTATCCGGACAATGTCCAGCTGTTCCGTCAGACCACGCCGGGCGACTGGGAAGGGCTGATCGACCACGTGGCGGTGACACTGGCCGCATGGGCACGCGGGCGCTGA
- the gcvH gene encoding glycine cleavage system protein GcvH has product MSTTVPAELKYVDTHEWLRLEADGSITVGITDHAQTLLGDVVYIDLPAVGTRLNRGDTAGVVESVKAASDVYVPIEGEVVAVNEALVDMPEQVNADPYGEAWFFRIMPADPGDYAQAMGAEQYKELIGV; this is encoded by the coding sequence ATGAGCACCACCGTTCCTGCCGAACTCAAGTACGTTGATACCCACGAATGGCTGCGCCTGGAAGCGGACGGCAGCATTACCGTCGGCATCACCGACCACGCCCAGACATTGCTGGGGGACGTGGTCTATATCGACCTGCCCGCAGTGGGCACGCGCCTCAACCGCGGCGACACCGCCGGTGTCGTCGAGTCGGTCAAGGCCGCAAGCGATGTCTATGTGCCGATCGAGGGCGAGGTTGTGGCGGTCAACGAAGCCTTGGTCGACATGCCCGAGCAGGTCAATGCCGATCCCTATGGCGAAGCCTGGTTCTTCCGCATCATGCCGGCCGATCCGGGCGATTACGCACAGGCGATGGGCGCCGAGCAATACAAGGAACTGATCGGCGTGTGA
- a CDS encoding glutathione S-transferase N-terminal domain-containing protein translates to MITLYELPWSHYCEKVRLALAWQGVRWRSVSCNAFSKAEIHAVADGVPVPRHAFPAIRDEATGALVFESTPILDYLEARFPDAPRLFPGDAANRAAIRARLIEFDTLLGIAARRVAYTQVILECPALLPQLFLGRVAGGVFTRPGLRWLAGHSLGLLLTKRFAFHRSEAMGLYEALEHYLLALADALHTREFVVGEAFSAADLALAAQLRPLLIVPCFAEHPGLQPLFARQRRVFEQLGASAQFPYQTAVDAARRRRAPVRRRLRVIDGALPMALSPGQMLAGNDQCPVWTWSMLLYPWHYCVGLRRNKARRTQACAVYR, encoded by the coding sequence ATGATCACCCTCTACGAACTGCCCTGGTCGCACTATTGCGAGAAAGTACGCCTGGCCCTCGCCTGGCAAGGCGTACGCTGGCGCAGCGTCTCCTGCAACGCCTTCAGCAAGGCGGAGATCCACGCCGTGGCCGATGGCGTCCCGGTGCCGCGCCATGCCTTCCCGGCCATCCGCGACGAAGCAACCGGTGCGCTGGTGTTCGAATCGACCCCCATCCTCGACTACCTGGAAGCCCGCTTTCCCGACGCACCAAGGCTGTTTCCCGGTGACGCGGCGAACCGGGCCGCCATCCGGGCGCGACTGATCGAGTTCGACACCCTGCTTGGCATCGCGGCACGGCGCGTCGCCTATACCCAGGTCATCCTCGAATGCCCGGCGCTGCTGCCGCAGCTGTTCCTTGGGCGGGTTGCTGGCGGCGTGTTCACCCGACCCGGGCTGCGCTGGTTGGCGGGCCACAGCCTTGGCCTGTTGTTGACCAAGCGTTTTGCCTTCCACCGCAGCGAAGCGATGGGGCTGTACGAAGCGCTGGAGCACTATCTGCTGGCGTTGGCAGACGCATTGCACACGCGCGAATTCGTTGTCGGCGAGGCATTTTCCGCTGCCGATCTGGCACTTGCCGCGCAGTTGCGCCCCTTGCTCATCGTGCCCTGCTTTGCCGAGCACCCCGGCCTGCAGCCGTTGTTCGCCCGCCAGCGACGGGTGTTTGAGCAACTCGGCGCGTCGGCGCAATTCCCCTACCAGACCGCGGTCGATGCCGCACGCCGCCGCCGCGCCCCGGTACGCCGCAGGCTGCGCGTGATCGACGGCGCGCTGCCCATGGCACTGAGCCCTGGTCAGATGCTGGCGGGCAACGATCAGTGCCCGGTCTGGACCTGGTCCATGCTGCTCTATCCATGGCACTACTGTGTGGGACTGCGTCGCAACAAGGCCCGTCGCACCCAGGCGTGTGCGGTGTATCGCTAG
- the ychF gene encoding redox-regulated ATPase YchF, giving the protein MSLKCGIVGLPNVGKSTLFNALTRAGIEAANYPFCTIEPNVGVVEVPDPRLAQLSGIVNPQKVVPAIVEFVDIAGLVAGASKGEGLGNQFLANIRETDAIVNVVRCFEDPNVVHVAGKVDPIDDIIVIGTELALADLATVEKAIQRDGKKAKSGDKDAIALVKVLEKLVPHLNEGKPARSAPLSDDEKLQVKSLCLLTIKPAMYVANVAEDGFENNPLLDKVRTHAAAEGAPVVAVCAAIESEIAELDDADKIEFLAELGQDEPGLNRLIRAAYDLLGLQTYFTAGVKEVRAWTIHKGDTAPQAAGVIHTDFERGFIRAQTIGFDDYIQYKGEQGAKEAGKMRAEGKEYVVKDGDVLNFLFNV; this is encoded by the coding sequence ATGAGTTTGAAATGCGGCATCGTCGGCCTGCCCAACGTCGGCAAGTCGACCCTGTTCAATGCCTTGACCCGCGCGGGCATCGAAGCGGCCAACTATCCGTTCTGCACCATCGAGCCCAACGTGGGCGTGGTCGAGGTGCCCGATCCGCGCCTGGCGCAGCTCTCCGGCATCGTCAACCCGCAGAAGGTGGTGCCGGCCATCGTTGAATTCGTCGATATCGCGGGCCTGGTCGCCGGTGCGTCCAAGGGCGAGGGCCTGGGCAACCAGTTCCTGGCCAACATCCGCGAAACCGACGCCATCGTCAACGTGGTGCGCTGCTTCGAGGATCCCAACGTGGTGCACGTGGCCGGCAAGGTCGATCCGATCGACGACATCATCGTCATCGGCACGGAGCTTGCGCTGGCTGATCTGGCCACTGTCGAGAAGGCCATCCAGCGCGACGGCAAGAAGGCCAAGAGCGGCGACAAGGACGCGATCGCATTGGTGAAGGTGCTGGAAAAGCTGGTGCCGCATCTGAACGAGGGCAAGCCGGCGCGCTCGGCGCCGCTGTCCGACGACGAGAAGCTGCAGGTCAAGTCGTTGTGCCTATTGACCATCAAGCCGGCGATGTATGTGGCCAACGTGGCCGAGGATGGCTTCGAGAACAATCCGCTGCTCGACAAGGTGCGTACCCACGCTGCCGCTGAGGGCGCGCCGGTGGTGGCGGTCTGTGCCGCGATCGAATCGGAAATCGCCGAACTCGATGACGCCGACAAGATCGAGTTCCTGGCCGAGCTGGGCCAGGACGAGCCCGGGCTCAACCGGCTGATCCGCGCCGCCTACGATCTGCTGGGCCTGCAGACCTACTTCACCGCGGGCGTGAAGGAAGTGCGCGCCTGGACCATCCACAAGGGCGACACCGCCCCGCAGGCCGCCGGCGTGATCCACACCGACTTCGAGCGTGGCTTCATCCGCGCACAGACCATCGGCTTTGACGACTACATCCAGTACAAGGGTGAACAAGGCGCCAAGGAAGCCGGCAAGATGCGCGCCGAAGGCAAGGAATACGTGGTGAAGGACGGCGACGTGCTGAACTTCCTGTTCAACGTCTGA
- a CDS encoding glycine cleavage system protein R encodes MAFASLVLTVLGTDKPGLVEQLAETLAAHGANWLESSMSRLAGQFAGILRIEIDAVRRTALESALSGLADLHVTLVEGGEAQDYPHEFTLSVVAHDRVGIVKEVSQVLARHGVNVEQLSTEVAPAAMSSEPMFYADAVLHAPPGFDQGALQRDLEALSDDLFVEFGDSGD; translated from the coding sequence ATGGCATTCGCATCCCTTGTCCTCACTGTGCTGGGCACCGACAAGCCCGGTCTGGTCGAGCAACTGGCCGAGACGCTGGCGGCGCATGGAGCCAATTGGCTTGAGTCGTCGATGAGCCGGCTGGCCGGCCAGTTCGCCGGCATCCTGCGCATCGAGATCGATGCGGTACGCCGCACCGCGCTGGAGAGTGCGCTTTCCGGGCTGGCCGATCTGCACGTGACGTTGGTCGAAGGCGGCGAGGCGCAGGACTATCCGCATGAATTCACGCTTTCGGTGGTCGCACATGACCGGGTCGGCATCGTCAAGGAGGTGAGCCAGGTGCTCGCACGACATGGGGTCAATGTCGAGCAGCTCAGTACCGAGGTGGCGCCGGCGGCGATGTCGAGCGAGCCGATGTTCTATGCCGATGCGGTGCTGCATGCGCCGCCGGGGTTTGACCAGGGGGCGTTGCAGCGTGATCTGGAAGCGCTGTCGGACGACCTGTTCGTGGAGTTCGGCGACAGCGGGGATTGA
- the glmU gene encoding bifunctional UDP-N-acetylglucosamine diphosphorylase/glucosamine-1-phosphate N-acetyltransferase GlmU, which translates to MTAHSNVNVVVLAAGQGKRMYSKLPKVLHRLAGKPLLGHVLDTARQLAPRQLTVVFGHGGDQVRAAFAQAADLTWAHQAEQLGTGHALAQALPFLQGEGTTLMLYGDVPLTRLATLQQLLAASEGGRLGVLTDILDDATGYGRIVRDSSGAVRAIVEQKDCTPEQAAIREMNTGILALPTARLAGWLGELKNDNAQGEYYVTDLIALAVRDGVPIATVHPAHHWEAEGINNKLQLAALERIHQGEVARALLTAGVGLADPARIDVRGTLKHGQDVLIDVNCVFEGEVVLGQGVQIGANCVLKNVTVHDGAEILPFCHLEDAVVGPDSRIGPYARLRPGTRLAEAVHVGNFVEIKQADIGVGSKVNHLSYIGDADVGRGVNIGAGTITCNYDGVNKFRTTIGDNVFIGSNNSLVAPLTLGDGVSTGAGSTLRRSVPAGALAVERGEVVLKEGWQRPIKVAK; encoded by the coding sequence ATGACCGCCCATTCCAACGTCAATGTCGTCGTGCTTGCTGCCGGCCAAGGCAAGCGCATGTATTCCAAACTGCCCAAGGTGCTGCACCGTCTGGCCGGCAAGCCGCTCCTTGGGCACGTGCTTGATACCGCGCGCCAGCTGGCGCCGCGCCAGCTCACCGTGGTGTTCGGCCATGGTGGCGACCAGGTGCGCGCCGCCTTTGCGCAGGCTGCCGATCTCACCTGGGCGCATCAGGCCGAGCAGCTGGGCACCGGGCATGCGTTGGCGCAGGCGTTGCCCTTCCTGCAAGGCGAGGGCACCACGCTGATGCTGTACGGAGATGTCCCGCTCACCCGCTTGGCGACACTGCAACAGCTGCTGGCGGCAAGCGAAGGCGGCCGGCTGGGCGTGCTTACCGATATCCTCGACGACGCCACCGGTTACGGGCGCATCGTGCGCGACAGCAGCGGTGCGGTACGGGCCATCGTTGAACAGAAGGATTGCACGCCCGAACAGGCGGCGATCCGCGAGATGAACACCGGCATCCTGGCGCTGCCGACGGCGCGGTTGGCCGGCTGGCTTGGCGAGTTGAAGAACGACAACGCACAGGGCGAGTACTACGTCACCGACCTGATCGCGCTGGCAGTCCGCGACGGGGTGCCGATCGCCACGGTGCACCCGGCCCATCACTGGGAAGCCGAAGGCATCAACAACAAGCTGCAGTTGGCCGCGCTCGAACGCATCCACCAGGGTGAGGTGGCACGGGCGCTGTTGACGGCCGGCGTCGGCCTTGCCGATCCAGCGCGGATCGATGTGCGCGGTACGCTCAAGCATGGTCAGGATGTGCTGATCGACGTGAACTGCGTCTTCGAAGGCGAGGTGGTGCTGGGACAGGGCGTGCAGATCGGCGCCAATTGCGTGCTGAAGAACGTGACGGTGCACGACGGCGCAGAGATCCTGCCGTTCTGCCATTTGGAAGACGCCGTGGTGGGGCCGGACAGCCGTATCGGCCCGTATGCCCGGTTGCGCCCCGGCACCCGGCTGGCCGAGGCGGTGCACGTGGGCAACTTCGTCGAGATCAAGCAGGCCGACATCGGCGTGGGCTCCAAGGTCAATCATCTGTCCTATATCGGCGATGCCGACGTGGGCCGCGGCGTCAACATCGGCGCGGGCACCATCACCTGCAACTACGATGGGGTGAACAAGTTCCGCACCACCATCGGCGACAACGTGTTCATCGGTTCCAACAACAGCCTGGTGGCGCCGCTGACGCTGGGTGACGGTGTATCCACCGGGGCCGGTTCCACGCTGCGCCGCAGCGTGCCGGCCGGTGCGCTGGCCGTTGAGCGCGGCGAGGTGGTGCTCAAGGAGGGCTGGCAGCGGCCGATCAAGGTGGCCAAGTAG
- the gcvP gene encoding aminomethyl-transferring glycine dehydrogenase, with protein sequence MTSLSQLEAHDEFIHRHLGPDAAQQDAMLAALGVGSLDELVAQTVPAAIRLPDDLPLPAPRREVDALADIGNHARRNVVRTSLLGQGYYDTHTPKVILRNVFENPGWYTAYTPYQAEIAQGRLEALLNYQQMVIDLTGLALANASLLDEATAAAEAMAMARRISKSSSNVFFVDANVFPQTLDVLKTRAAGFGFELKVGPVDEAAAGDVFGALLQYPGDNGEVVDLAPAIAALKANGAVVAVATDLLALVLLKSPGELGADIALGSAQRFGVPMGFGGPHAAFFATRDEHKRSVPGRIIGVSVDARGKTALRMALQTREQHIRREKANSNICTSQVLLANIAGMYAVYHGPAGLRRIAGRTARLTAIFAAGLRQGGVSVLNRSAFDTLRIAVADATALIARAEAAGYNLRLVDTGTVAVSFDEVTTRGDVAALWTVFGVTADIDALDATTSCSEQIGLIPAGLARTSDILAHPVFNRYHTEHEMLRYLKRLENKDLALNHSMISLGSCTMKLNATSEMIPVTWPEFGRIHPFAPVQQTAGYVAMIEELAEWLRVITGFDTVCMQPNSGAQGEYAGLVAIQRYHQSRGDHHRTICLIPRSAHGTNPATAQMLGLSVIVVDCDEAGNVDVADLKAKAEKHAAELSCLMLTYPSTHGVFEEAVREICEVIHAHGGQVYMDGANLNAQVGLTAPGFIGADVSHMNLHKTFCIPHGGGGPGMGPIGLKAHLAPFVPNHAVRNVPGPSVGQSAVSAAPYGSASILPISWMYIAMMGGQGLKRATQTALLNANYIATRLAKYYSVLYTGGQGRVAHECIIDIRPIKAACGVSEVDIAKRLMDYGFHAPTMSFPVPGTIMIEPTESESKAELDRFVEALVSIRVEIAKVESGVWPLDNNPLKHAPHTQADVIATEWERPYSRDVAVFPLPWVRDNKFWPSVNRIDDVYGDRNLFCACVPMDDYQG encoded by the coding sequence ATGACCAGCCTGAGCCAACTCGAAGCCCACGACGAATTCATCCACCGCCACCTGGGCCCGGACGCCGCGCAGCAAGACGCCATGCTGGCGGCGCTCGGGGTGGGCTCGCTGGACGAACTGGTGGCGCAGACCGTGCCCGCGGCGATCCGCCTGCCGGATGACCTGCCGCTGCCGGCACCGCGGCGCGAAGTGGATGCGCTTGCCGACATCGGCAACCATGCCCGACGCAACGTGGTCCGCACTTCGCTGCTGGGCCAGGGCTACTACGACACACACACGCCCAAGGTCATCCTGCGCAACGTGTTCGAGAACCCGGGCTGGTACACCGCCTATACGCCGTACCAGGCCGAGATCGCGCAAGGCAGGCTGGAAGCACTGCTGAACTACCAGCAGATGGTGATCGACCTGACCGGGCTGGCGCTGGCCAACGCATCGCTGCTGGATGAAGCGACCGCTGCTGCCGAGGCGATGGCGATGGCGCGGCGGATTTCCAAGTCCAGCTCCAATGTGTTCTTCGTCGATGCCAATGTGTTCCCGCAGACGCTGGACGTGCTGAAGACCCGTGCCGCGGGCTTTGGCTTCGAGCTGAAGGTCGGCCCTGTCGATGAGGCCGCGGCTGGCGACGTGTTCGGCGCGCTGCTGCAATACCCGGGCGACAACGGCGAGGTGGTCGATCTTGCCCCGGCCATCGCCGCGCTCAAGGCCAACGGTGCCGTCGTCGCTGTCGCCACCGATCTGCTGGCGCTGGTGCTGTTGAAATCGCCGGGCGAGCTTGGCGCCGACATCGCGCTCGGTTCGGCACAGCGCTTCGGCGTGCCGATGGGCTTCGGCGGTCCGCATGCCGCCTTCTTTGCCACCCGCGACGAGCACAAGCGCTCGGTGCCGGGCCGCATCATCGGCGTGTCGGTCGATGCGCGCGGCAAGACTGCGCTGCGCATGGCGCTGCAGACACGCGAGCAGCACATCCGCCGCGAGAAGGCCAACTCCAACATCTGCACCTCGCAGGTGCTGCTGGCCAATATCGCCGGCATGTACGCGGTCTACCATGGTCCGGCCGGCCTGCGCCGCATCGCCGGGCGCACCGCCCGCCTGACCGCGATCTTCGCCGCCGGCCTCAGGCAGGGCGGCGTGTCGGTGCTGAACCGCAGCGCCTTCGATACGCTGCGCATCGCCGTCGCGGACGCCACCGCACTCATCGCCCGCGCCGAGGCCGCCGGCTACAACCTCCGCCTGGTCGATACCGGTACCGTCGCCGTGTCGTTCGACGAGGTGACCACACGCGGCGACGTGGCCGCGCTGTGGACGGTATTCGGCGTCACCGCCGATATCGACGCGCTGGACGCCACCACCAGCTGTTCGGAGCAAATCGGCCTGATCCCCGCCGGCCTTGCGCGCACCAGCGACATCCTCGCCCACCCGGTGTTCAACCGCTATCACACCGAGCACGAGATGCTGCGTTACCTGAAGCGACTGGAGAACAAGGATCTCGCGCTCAACCACTCGATGATCTCGCTCGGCAGTTGCACGATGAAGCTCAACGCCACCAGCGAGATGATCCCGGTCACCTGGCCGGAATTCGGCCGCATCCACCCGTTTGCCCCGGTGCAGCAGACGGCGGGCTATGTGGCGATGATCGAGGAACTGGCCGAGTGGCTGCGCGTGATCACCGGCTTCGATACCGTATGCATGCAGCCGAACTCCGGCGCGCAGGGCGAATACGCCGGCCTTGTCGCCATCCAGCGCTATCACCAGTCGCGCGGCGATCACCATCGCACCATCTGCCTGATCCCCAGGTCCGCCCACGGCACCAATCCGGCTACCGCGCAGATGTTGGGCCTGTCGGTGATCGTCGTCGATTGCGACGAGGCCGGTAACGTCGATGTGGCCGATCTCAAGGCCAAGGCGGAAAAACACGCGGCCGAGCTGTCGTGCCTGATGCTTACCTATCCGTCCACGCATGGCGTGTTCGAGGAAGCGGTGCGCGAGATCTGCGAGGTGATCCACGCCCACGGCGGCCAGGTCTACATGGATGGCGCCAACCTCAACGCCCAGGTCGGCCTGACCGCGCCCGGCTTCATCGGCGCCGACGTCAGCCACATGAATCTGCACAAGACCTTCTGCATCCCGCACGGCGGCGGCGGCCCCGGCATGGGCCCGATCGGTCTCAAGGCACACCTGGCGCCGTTCGTGCCCAATCATGCGGTGCGCAATGTGCCCGGCCCCAGCGTCGGCCAGAGCGCCGTCTCGGCTGCGCCGTACGGCTCAGCGTCCATCCTGCCGATCTCGTGGATGTATATCGCGATGATGGGTGGCCAGGGGCTGAAGCGTGCGACACAGACCGCGCTGCTCAACGCCAACTACATTGCCACCCGTCTCGCCAAGTACTACTCGGTGCTGTACACCGGCGGCCAGGGCCGCGTGGCGCACGAGTGCATCATCGATATCCGGCCGATCAAGGCGGCCTGCGGCGTGTCCGAGGTCGATATCGCCAAGCGCCTGATGGACTACGGCTTCCATGCCCCGACCATGAGCTTCCCGGTACCGGGCACCATCATGATCGAGCCGACCGAATCCGAATCCAAGGCCGAGCTTGATCGCTTCGTCGAAGCGCTGGTCAGCATCCGGGTCGAGATCGCCAAGGTGGAAAGTGGCGTATGGCCGCTGGACAACAACCCGCTCAAGCATGCACCGCATACCCAGGCCGACGTGATCGCCACTGAATGGGAACGCCCCTACAGCCGCGATGTGGCGGTGTTCCCGCTGCCCTGGGTGCGCGACAACAAGTTCTGGCCGAGCGTGAACCGCATCGACGACGTGTACGGCGACCGCAACCTGTTCTGCGCCTGCGTGCCGATGGACGACTATCAGGGCTGA
- the gcvT gene encoding glycine cleavage system aminomethyltransferase GcvT, whose product MPQRTPLFDAHAAAAGKLVDFAGWSLPIHYGSQLREHETVRAGAGVFDVSHMTVIDVSGPQATAFLQRLLANDVARLGFEGKALYSAMLNPQGGVIDDLIVYRTAWDYRLVVNAATRDKDLAWITEQAQPFGVTVDERPQLAMLAVQGPQARALTRAAAPQLAGLIDSLKVFQGLPAGGWFVARTGYTGEDGLEIMLPGDEAPALWQALLQAGVAPVGLGARDTLRLEAGMNLYGNEMDETMSPLAAGMGWTIAWEPAGRDFIGRAALEAEREAGVAHKQVGLLLEGKGVLRAGQTVKTPAGDGIVTSGTFSPSLKQSIAMARVPAAAEGRVEVEIRGQCEPARIVRMPFVRHGQAVFE is encoded by the coding sequence ATGCCGCAACGCACCCCCTTGTTCGACGCCCATGCCGCAGCCGCAGGCAAGCTCGTCGATTTCGCCGGCTGGTCGCTGCCGATCCATTACGGCTCGCAGCTCAGGGAGCATGAGACCGTGCGAGCCGGCGCCGGGGTGTTCGATGTCTCGCACATGACCGTGATCGACGTCAGCGGCCCCCAGGCCACCGCCTTCCTGCAGCGGCTGCTCGCCAATGACGTGGCCCGGCTGGGGTTCGAGGGCAAGGCGCTGTATTCGGCCATGCTCAACCCGCAAGGCGGGGTCATCGATGACCTGATCGTCTACAGGACCGCCTGGGACTACCGGCTGGTGGTCAATGCCGCCACCCGCGACAAGGATCTGGCCTGGATCACCGAACAGGCACAACCTTTCGGCGTGACAGTCGACGAACGCCCGCAGCTGGCCATGCTGGCGGTGCAAGGGCCACAGGCCCGCGCGCTGACCCGTGCCGCCGCACCGCAGCTGGCCGGCCTGATCGACAGCCTGAAGGTGTTCCAGGGCCTGCCTGCCGGCGGATGGTTCGTCGCCCGCACTGGCTATACCGGCGAGGATGGGTTGGAGATCATGCTGCCAGGCGACGAGGCGCCGGCGTTGTGGCAGGCGTTGCTGCAGGCGGGTGTGGCACCGGTGGGGCTGGGTGCGCGCGATACGCTGCGGCTCGAGGCCGGCATGAACCTCTATGGCAACGAGATGGATGAGACCATGTCGCCGCTGGCCGCCGGCATGGGCTGGACCATTGCCTGGGAGCCCGCCGGCCGCGATTTCATCGGCCGTGCGGCACTGGAGGCCGAACGCGAGGCCGGCGTGGCGCACAAGCAGGTCGGCCTGCTGCTGGAAGGCAAGGGCGTGCTGCGCGCCGGGCAGACGGTGAAAACCCCGGCGGGCGATGGCATCGTCACCAGCGGGACTTTTTCGCCTAGCCTGAAGCAGTCGATCGCCATGGCACGCGTGCCGGCCGCGGCTGAGGGCCGTGTCGAGGTCGAGATCCGCGGCCAATGTGAGCCGGCGCGCATCGTCAGGATGCCGTTCGTACGCCATGGCCAGGCCGTTTTCGAATAA